TCAGCTTGTTTGCCCACTTCTAATGAGCCGATTTTGTCTTCCATATGCAGAGATTTAGCGCCGCCTAGCGTTGCCATTTCAATCACTTGTTCTGGGATCATAATCGTGCGGTCATCATGCTTTAGACGTTGCATGGTTGAGGCATAGCTGAGTGTGCGCCATAGATCGACTTGGTTTGAGCTCATTGGGCCGTCAGTGCCTAGGCCGATGCGCACGTCATCACGGTACATTTCCCATGCAGGTGCCATGCCTGTTGCGCCTTTGGCATTCGCCATCGGGTTGTAGGCTACGCCAGCATCGGCTTGTTTTACCAACTCAATATCGTTTTCAGAGAAGTGAATACCGTGTGCGAGCACAACGCGCTCATCTAATGCGCCGATTTGTGCTAGGTATTCAACCGGTGATTTCGCGCTGTGTTCTTCTTTAATACGTCCTTCCTCATTTGGGAATTCGGCAACGTGGATAAGCACAGGCACGTCATGCTGTTTTGATAAGCGGTTGATCTCTTGCAGTTTATCTTTGCTGACGGTGTATACCGCATGTGGCGCATAGGCTGGCGTGATCAGGGGATCCTGCTTGTATTGCTCAATAAATCCCTCTGCGTACTCAATACCGCCATAAGCTTCTTTGCTATCTACTACAGGGAATTTAATCACGGTTTGGCCAAGTACTGCTCGTAGGCCGACTTCTTTGGTCGCTTTGGCCATTTCATCCATGTGGTAATACATATCAACGTAAGTAGTTACGCCGCTTTGTGCTAAGTCGATGGCACCCAATTTGGTTGCATTGTAGATAAGCTCACGGCTTAGCTTTTCACCTTCCAATGGGAAGAAGTAAGCAAAGAGGCGGTTAGCGATGCCTTCTTCACCTAAGCCACGAAAAGCAATCATCGGTAAGTGGTTGTGGGTGTTGATCATCCCTGGCATCACAATGCCATCGTTGGCATCAATGGTTTTTGGTGCACGGTATTGTGCTGCGATGTCTGCTTCACCAACGGCAATGATTTTGTCGTCTTTGACAACCACCACACCATCTTCGATCACTTGCATGGTCTGGTTGATAGTTAACACCTCGCCATTGGTGATGATGAGGTCAGCATTATAGTTAGGTGCGAACTGAGCGCAGCCGCTAACGGTAAGTGCAACAAAGGAAGCAAGCAAAGTAGGCTTAAGCATGAAAGATCTCTTCTATGGGAGGTTTTACTGGAGATAAAAATCGCGCGCATCATAGAAGAGGCGATGAATCAAAGCGACGCAAACGTTTCAAAACAGTGATGTTAAGAGCAAAAATGTTGATAAGGGGAGAGGAGAAAAGCGTGCTGATATGCAATTGCATCAATGAAATCGGCCAATCGCTCAAGAGACGCCAGAGCGATTGGAATTTGTATGGATGTTTAATTGCCTAGTGGCAATACGGTCGAGAACTTGAGAGATTCCATCGCAAAGGTTGAAGTCACATTGGTTAGGCCATCGACGCGGTTGACTAAATGTTTGTAGAAGCGGTCGAACGATTCCATATCTTCTACCTGTACGCGCATCATATAGTCGTATTCACCCGCCATGCGGTAGAAGTCCATTACTTCTGGCATGTCGAGTACTGCGAGAACAAATTTCTCATACCAAGCGTGAGAGTGATCGGAGGTTTTTACCTGAACAAAAGCGGTAAAGTTAACGCCGATTTTTGCAGGGTCGAGTAGGGCGACGCGCTTGGTTATCACTCCCTCTTCTTCAAGGCGTTTTAATCGTTTCCAGCACGGGGTCGTGGTTAGGTTTACGATTCTCGCCAATTCATTGAGTGGTAGCGTTGCATCTTCTTGTAACGCCGCCAAAAGCTGACGATCCACTCTGTCTAACTTAACTCGTTCTCCCACAATGTC
Above is a window of Vibrio taketomensis DNA encoding:
- a CDS encoding amidohydrolase; the encoded protein is MLKPTLLASFVALTVSGCAQFAPNYNADLIITNGEVLTINQTMQVIEDGVVVVKDDKIIAVGEADIAAQYRAPKTIDANDGIVMPGMINTHNHLPMIAFRGLGEEGIANRLFAYFFPLEGEKLSRELIYNATKLGAIDLAQSGVTTYVDMYYHMDEMAKATKEVGLRAVLGQTVIKFPVVDSKEAYGGIEYAEGFIEQYKQDPLITPAYAPHAVYTVSKDKLQEINRLSKQHDVPVLIHVAEFPNEEGRIKEEHSAKSPVEYLAQIGALDERVVLAHGIHFSENDIELVKQADAGVAYNPMANAKGATGMAPAWEMYRDDVRIGLGTDGPMSSNQVDLWRTLSYASTMQRLKHDDRTIMIPEQVIEMATLGGAKSLHMEDKIGSLEVGKQADIIIVETQSANMMPNYDPYATLVFQANPSNVDTTIVNGKVVMENRQMQTVTLDEIRPTIDAMEADIADFAKELAKKAIKSKSLMD
- a CDS encoding Lrp/AsnC family transcriptional regulator codes for the protein MGERVKLDRVDRQLLAALQEDATLPLNELARIVNLTTTPCWKRLKRLEEEGVITKRVALLDPAKIGVNFTAFVQVKTSDHSHAWYEKFVLAVLDMPEVMDFYRMAGEYDYMMRVQVEDMESFDRFYKHLVNRVDGLTNVTSTFAMESLKFSTVLPLGN